The following coding sequences lie in one Pectobacterium sp. A5351 genomic window:
- the mog gene encoding molybdopterin adenylyltransferase, whose amino-acid sequence MNVLRIGLVSVSDRASNGVYQDKGIPELESWLRSALITPFEVETRLVPDEQPMIEQTLCELVDERGCHLVLTTGGTGPARRDVTPDATLAVADREMPGFGEQMRQISLRFVPTAILSRQVGVLRKQALILNLPGQPKSIKETLEGLKNADGKVVVAGIFASVPYCIQLLEGPYIETNADVVAAFRPKNAVREIKD is encoded by the coding sequence ATGAATGTATTGCGTATTGGGTTGGTCTCCGTATCTGACCGCGCTTCCAACGGGGTTTATCAGGACAAAGGCATCCCAGAATTGGAATCCTGGCTCCGTAGCGCCCTGATTACACCTTTTGAAGTGGAAACTCGACTGGTGCCGGATGAACAGCCGATGATTGAACAAACACTGTGTGAGCTTGTGGATGAACGTGGCTGCCATCTGGTGCTGACAACCGGGGGAACGGGGCCTGCGCGTCGTGATGTTACGCCAGATGCCACGCTGGCTGTTGCCGATCGAGAAATGCCGGGTTTTGGCGAACAAATGCGGCAGATCAGCTTGCGCTTTGTTCCTACCGCGATCCTCTCTCGTCAGGTGGGGGTGCTGCGCAAACAGGCGCTGATTCTTAATCTTCCAGGGCAGCCCAAGTCGATTAAGGAAACGCTGGAAGGTTTAAAAAACGCTGATGGCAAGGTGGTTGTGGCCGGTATTTTTGCCAGCGTACCGTATTGTATCCAACTGCTGGAAGGCCCTTACATTGAAACCAATGCGGATGTGGTAGCAGCTTTTCGCCCTAAAAATGCTGTACGCGAAATAAAAGACTGA
- a CDS encoding GGDEF domain-containing protein, translated as MNDLKYKILKLFAHPTYAFFLFGVISFIFTIIIMHEANKSTWKTERTNLDTAIKTYGSYTNSGEVTESDIDRQSGIYLSSRTRTFAFNTRDSRSECINKLSSSDLTFNDMAVIRTCQNKLPSIGDYAGKDTLTIIFPILSPTDELLGIWIRTTSENPQPSLIQTLSSLSSLLIIAGSVLLFAILGSLMSLLTKKYLVELPIIARYDDLTGYLRRDAFFLAANKAFSVANLTKRPVSVILIDIDYFKHVNDSFGHGVGDEALKCVADTFKKSFRREDIFGRIGGDEFAIVLPNTGLDDAYTIVDKARARVSDTPCETATGKIKLTVSIGLVEYHIAGEDLSEVMKRADDNLYVAKKTRNATAR; from the coding sequence ATGAACGATCTTAAATATAAGATACTTAAGCTTTTTGCCCATCCGACATACGCCTTTTTCCTGTTCGGAGTGATTTCCTTTATCTTCACTATCATTATTATGCATGAAGCGAACAAGTCGACCTGGAAAACAGAACGAACAAATCTCGATACCGCCATAAAAACCTACGGCTCCTACACCAACAGCGGTGAAGTAACAGAAAGCGATATTGATCGGCAATCCGGCATTTATTTGTCTTCACGTACCAGAACATTTGCCTTTAACACGCGAGATTCGCGTAGCGAATGTATAAACAAACTTTCTTCTTCCGACCTCACCTTCAACGATATGGCCGTTATTCGCACCTGCCAGAATAAACTGCCTTCTATAGGAGATTATGCGGGTAAAGACACACTGACGATTATTTTCCCTATTCTGTCGCCAACCGATGAGTTATTGGGTATTTGGATAAGAACAACATCAGAAAACCCACAACCATCCCTTATCCAGACGCTGTCCTCTTTGTCCTCGCTTCTCATTATTGCAGGTAGCGTGCTGCTCTTCGCTATTTTAGGTAGCCTGATGTCACTGCTGACAAAAAAATATTTGGTGGAATTGCCGATCATCGCGCGCTATGACGACCTCACTGGTTATTTACGGCGAGACGCGTTCTTTCTGGCTGCCAATAAAGCCTTTAGTGTCGCCAATCTGACCAAGCGGCCCGTCAGCGTCATTCTGATCGACATCGACTACTTTAAGCACGTGAATGATAGCTTTGGTCACGGCGTCGGTGACGAGGCGCTGAAGTGTGTTGCCGACACCTTCAAAAAATCATTTCGTCGCGAAGATATTTTTGGCCGTATTGGCGGCGATGAATTTGCAATCGTGCTGCCGAATACCGGGTTAGACGATGCGTACACCATCGTGGATAAAGCGAGAGCACGCGTTAGCGACACGCCTTGTGAAACCGCCACAGGGAAAATCAAGCTGACGGTCAGTATTGGGCTGGTTGAATACCATATCGCTGGAGAAGACCTCAGCGAGGTGATGAAACGGGCCGATGATAATCTTTATGTCGCGAAGAAAACCCGTAACGCGACGGCGAGATAG
- the tal gene encoding transaldolase: MTDKLTSLRQLTTVVADTGDIAAMKLYQPQDATTNPSLILNAAQIPEYRKLIDEAIAWAREQSSDRKQQVVDATDKLAVNIGLEILKLIPGRISTEVDARLSYDTEASVAKAKHLIKLYNDAGISNERILIKLASTWQGIRAAEQLEKEGINCNLTLLFSFAQARACAEAGVFLISPFVGRILDWYKANGDKKEFAPHEDPGVVSVSEIYDYYKEHGYETVVMGASFRNVGEILELAGCDRLTIAPALLKELSESEGEVVRKLSYAGEVKVRPAKMTEAEFYWQHNQDPMAIDKLADGIRKFAIDQEKLEKMIADLL; encoded by the coding sequence ATGACGGATAAACTGACTTCCCTACGCCAATTGACCACGGTTGTAGCTGATACCGGCGATATTGCGGCAATGAAACTGTACCAACCGCAAGATGCGACCACCAACCCTTCACTGATTCTGAACGCGGCGCAAATTCCTGAATACCGCAAGCTGATCGACGAGGCAATTGCCTGGGCGCGTGAGCAGAGCAGCGATCGCAAACAGCAGGTCGTGGATGCCACGGATAAACTGGCGGTCAACATTGGTCTCGAAATTTTAAAATTGATCCCCGGCCGCATCTCCACGGAAGTGGATGCACGTTTGTCTTATGACACCGAAGCCAGTGTGGCGAAGGCAAAACACCTGATCAAACTGTACAACGACGCAGGCATCAGCAACGAGCGTATCCTGATTAAACTGGCGTCAACCTGGCAGGGCATCCGCGCGGCGGAGCAACTGGAAAAAGAAGGCATCAACTGTAACCTGACGCTGCTGTTCTCCTTTGCACAGGCTCGCGCTTGTGCTGAAGCTGGCGTATTCCTGATTTCACCGTTTGTTGGCCGTATTCTTGACTGGTACAAAGCCAATGGCGATAAGAAAGAATTCGCGCCGCACGAAGATCCAGGCGTGGTGTCCGTTAGCGAAATCTATGACTACTACAAAGAGCACGGCTATGAAACCGTCGTGATGGGCGCGAGCTTCCGTAACGTGGGTGAGATTCTGGAACTGGCCGGGTGTGACCGTCTGACGATCGCACCAGCGCTGTTGAAAGAGCTGTCAGAAAGCGAAGGCGAGGTGGTTCGTAAATTGTCTTATGCTGGTGAAGTGAAAGTTCGTCCGGCGAAAATGACGGAAGCGGAATTCTACTGGCAGCACAATCAAGACCCAATGGCGATTGATAAACTGGCCGATGGGATCCGTAAATTTGCTATCGACCAGGAAAAACTGGAAAAGATGATTGCAGATTTACTGTAA
- the yaaA gene encoding peroxide stress protein YaaA, giving the protein MLITISPAKTLDYTSPLATTHYTQPELLDQSSQLIDVCKKLTPAQIASLMSISDKLADLNAGRFSEWHPDFTPENARQALLAFKGDVYTGLAAEDFSEDDFDFAQQHLRMLSGLYGVLRPLDLMRPYRLEMGTKLENKAGKDLYSFWGDTITEKLNQALRDQGDEVLVNLASDEYFKAVKPKKLNARLIKPVFLDEKNGKFKVISFYAKKARGLMSRFIIQNRLTQPEQLKAFNLDGYFFEAADSSSDELVFKRHEQ; this is encoded by the coding sequence ATGCTTATTACTATTTCACCCGCAAAAACGCTCGACTACACCAGTCCTTTGGCAACGACGCACTATACCCAGCCAGAACTTCTGGACCAGTCCAGCCAGTTGATTGATGTATGTAAAAAACTGACGCCAGCGCAGATCGCCTCGCTGATGAGTATCAGCGATAAACTGGCCGATCTGAACGCAGGCCGCTTTAGCGAGTGGCATCCAGATTTCACACCGGAGAACGCGCGTCAAGCGCTGCTGGCGTTTAAGGGTGACGTCTATACTGGATTAGCCGCAGAAGATTTCAGCGAGGATGATTTCGATTTCGCCCAGCAGCATCTGCGTATGCTATCTGGTCTGTACGGCGTGTTGCGTCCGCTGGATTTGATGCGGCCATATCGGCTGGAAATGGGTACCAAACTGGAAAATAAAGCCGGTAAAGATCTCTACAGTTTCTGGGGCGACACTATTACGGAAAAACTGAATCAGGCGCTGCGCGACCAAGGCGACGAGGTGCTGGTTAATCTGGCATCGGATGAATATTTCAAGGCCGTCAAACCGAAAAAGCTCAATGCTCGTCTGATCAAACCCGTCTTTTTGGATGAGAAAAACGGTAAATTCAAGGTGATCAGTTTCTACGCCAAGAAAGCGCGCGGCCTGATGAGTCGTTTCATTATTCAAAACCGTCTGACGCAACCGGAACAGTTGAAAGCGTTTAATCTGGATGGCTACTTCTTCGAGGCAGCAGACTCCTCGAGTGACGAGCTGGTGTTTAAACGCCACGAGCAGTAA